DNA sequence from the Armigeres subalbatus isolate Guangzhou_Male chromosome 1, GZ_Asu_2, whole genome shotgun sequence genome:
gccaccagcacactctgtataagccgacaatctattcagaatgaccctctctagcagctttccagctgtgtcgagtaggcaaattggtctgtatgccgaaggatcccccggctgtttgccaggcttcggtaatagcaccaatttctgccgtttccatcgatatgggaagtttccttcgtccatgcatctctggaggcagctcctgaacaaatctggattggcaagaatggcgtgtttaagggccaggtttggaataccatccgagcctggcgccttattgagcttaagttttcttgcggctacgataagctcttcgttagtcactagcggtaccatgtcaactgactcgtacggagtagcgggccagttcgatgattcatgcctcAGAAACAACCCGCCGACTATTTTTGCCAACATCCCCGGAGATTTCTCAGGTGGCGTGGTATTGGTCCTAGTTATcaccatcctgtatgcatctccccatggattgtcgtttgccatcctgcacagccgctcgaagcaggctctcttactacatttgatctcgtagttcagagctctgctcgctgcctggaacaccctgcgtctctcgaccttatcagcgtctgttctggcacgtcgcagccttctctttgctcgaagacaggttctacgaaggtctgcaattgtgtcagtccaccagtacACAGGTTGCCGGTTTCCGGGAggtttggtcctcctaggcatcgtcacatcgcatgcatgggttagtacatcgattaactcgtcgccacttaatcccgttgttcgcgtctcccatcgtagtgattcctccaagagttctgggttgaactgcgaggtgcgccatcctagatcggctttgccgatccgccttgtggttgctacgggggtataccggatcataaaacgaatttcctgatgatcgctggaggtatacccctcatgaacctcccattctggctccaccgtccatcccgcgctgcagaaggtcacatcgatgcatgaatcaccgttcggtcccctgaacgttggcacttggccttcattcagcaggactacgttcaataccgctagcgactctagcagggtATGACCTCTGGCGTTTGTGGACCGGGACCGGCTGGAGTGCATTTTGAAATGAAGAATGTGGTCTATCTACCAGATCTCCGTGGAAACCTACTGTCTGTCAAGAAATTATCCAAGTCGGGGATCGAGTTGCTGTTCACCAATCAAAATGGAAGAGATACAGCTATTCTGAAACATGAAGGTCGAGTAATAGTAGAAGCACGCCTGAGAGGTAATCTTTACGAGCTTGAGTTGGTGGCAGATTCCGTTGTGCCTTCCATAAATCTGTGTGCGGTGGAGGTGAGTTCGCTGTGGCATCGTCGCCTTGGACACCCAAGTCAGCAAGTAATGGACAAGCTAGTCAAGCATGAAATGGTTACTGGTATCAATGGTAAGCTGAAGGACATCGGCTTTTGTGATACATGCGTTAAAGGTAAACAATGCAGGGATCCATTCAATAACAGTCATGAAAAGCAACCCGTCCACTGGAAAGAGTACACTCAGACGTGTGTGGACCGATAGACCCATCAGGCTGGGAAGGATATCGATATTTCGTGTCCTTTATAGatgactagtcgacccggcagacgttgtcctgcatagtaggcgaaaatgtgcgttGTTGGCTATGTATGCGAAATTCCTATAGGAgtctttatttaagtttttcacgatttactcaaattttctaatattttaatatgagaaaatatcatataaacccgtcggaaactataacgaatataactgctgaaggaatgaataaaatccatccagccgctttcaagttatgcggatacgaacacagaccatttcacttttattatatagatagtcACTTCGCCATAATTTTCAACATCAAGAAGAAGTCGCAGGTGTTTGAATGTTTCAAAGAATATGAAGCGCTGGCGTCGTCCCATTGGAACTTGAAAATAAGTAAGCTGACTGTAGATCAAGGAAGAGAGTATTGCTCCAATGATCAACGGAAATTTTACAAGGAGAAgggaattcaaatccaaccgaCAGTTGCTTATTCGCCACAACAGAATGGCGTGGCGGAGAGGTTCAATCGTACACTGGTGGAGAAGATTCGGAGTATGCTCATTGACTCAAGAATGCCCAAGAATATGTGGTGCGAAGCCGCTCTTATTGCTACTTACCTGATCAACAGAAGTCCAACTACTGCTATCGCAGAAAAAGTGACACCGGCTGAATGTTGGACGAAGACTAAACCAGACGTTGGTAAGTTACGAATCTTCGGATGCAAGGCCTTTGCATGGATACCGAATCAATTACGGAAAAAGTTGGATGAAAAAAGATGTTAAGCTGTGATGCTAGGATACGCTCCCAATAGATATCGTTTATGGGATAAATCGTTGCGCAAACTTGCGCCGCAAAGTTTTCATAGCTCGAGATGTCCGTTTTGATGAGTCCTGTCTACCGTTTGCGTCAAAAGAACTTTCACTGGAGGACAACCGTTTAGTGATTCCAGTACGTTATGAGCAAGAGGGGGAGAACCAAAATGCTGTGAACAATATGGAATCAAAACATGGAAAAGTATGTCAACTACGGAAGTCGTTATATGGTCTCAAGCAATCACCACGCTGCTGGAATGAGAAGTTTAACAAAGTAAAGTTGAAACTTGGATTATGAATTACTGTCTGTATGTTCGAATTGGAAAGTGTGATGAAGAAACTATATATCTGGTACTGTACGTCGACGACTTATTGATTGCTGGTATCACTCCACAAATAATAGAAACATTGAAGAAACAATTGGTTCAAGAATTTAAAATGACAGATTGTGGCGTATTGAATTTCTTCCTTGGAATTAAAGTTCATTATGAGCACGATACAGGTAAAATGTCGTTATCTCAAAAGAGTACTGTGGAGAAAATATTACGGAAGTTCGGGATGGAAGAGTGCAATTCCAGTAGGAGTCCAATGGAGAAGGGGTTACAACTCAATATAAACACAACAGAGGTGATTCAACAGCCTTATCGGGAGTTACTGGGAAGTTTAATGTACTACATGATGTGCACTAGACCGGACATTTGCTATTCTGTTGGGTACCTTGGAAGGTTTCAACAACAACCTGGTCAAGAACATTGGACAGCGCTAAAAAGAGTAGTACGATACTTAAAGGGTACTCAGAACATGTCGATTGAATTCAAACgacaagaaaatgaaaaacctcTTACCGGATTCGCAGACGCAGATTGGGCAGACCGTAAGTCAGTGAGCGGctttattttcaaagtttttataACGCAGTGTCATGGTCAAGCAAAAAGCTTGGCGCTCTCTTCAAGTGAAGCTGAGCATATATCATTGAGTTGTGCAGCTGCCGAAGCAATTTGGTTGACGGGAATCCTTACTGACTTGGGAGTTCGTAATATTGAACCTGTGAGTATATTTGAAGATAACCATGGATGTATCGGTATGGCGAAAAACTATGAATCGAAACGTGCAAAGCATATCGACATCCGTTACCATTTTGTACGAGATCAAGTCGCTAAAGGAAAACTTGAAGTACTGGCAATTGGAACTGGCAACTGGAAGCGATCGTTAGCAACCATCCGTTTTCCACTTTGTTGATCATTCCATAATAGGCTTTCTTGAAGTGTAGACGTATAACTGTAATTTGGAATAAAACTTTGTTCGTGTTCGTTATACCTTCGTCGTACGAATTACTTCACAGACAAtgttggttcatttgtatgggagccccccgtTCCAAAGAGGAGAgggatctcgaaccatctttagaaccttccccggccctaaattcctttgcatacaaatttttacgtcgatcggttcagtagtttctgagactataagggtcagacagacagaaattcatttttatgtatatagattgatTTACATTTGTGGCACGCCTAAAAGTCATGGCATGCTGGGGTTTGTAGTCGCATCATCTTCTACAGCACGTTTACTTTAAAAATGGCTGCCAGTAACATCTTACTCTAGGTGACAGTCTGCCTGACTACTCCGTGCTGCCAGTTTCCGACAACGCCGCTATATTCTATTCTCTCACCATTTTTTTACCAGGAAACTGAACGGTTTCAACCCCTCATGGGTAAGAAGCAGACGATGGGACGCTCGAGCCTAGTGGTCAGTGGATGGAAAGGTCCGTTGTGATAACGGGACTATCACGAAATCCGGATAACCTGGAATAAGTTTTCCACGAGTTGACATTGATTTTAATGAGAACAGTGCATTCgtcacgttgaaaatttaagccaGCAGTGTAAACGTATTGCCTAGTGTTATACAACATAGATTGGTCATAGCGGTCATAGCCCGGGGATGCGATCACACTACATCTTCCTAAACAGCAAAGGCCGACAGAGTTCTTTCAAAGCATAGCGGCATATATGTACCATTCTAGCTTTCTAATTACAGATTGAGGACAAAATTTTATTGTGACATTCTCACTACCTATTGCAAATTCATGATAACTTTCTGCTCAGTTTATTACGTTCATTCGCAAAGCCTTTTTATAGAATTTACTGTTGCGCTATTTATACCAACATCGGTAAATCGCCAATAGTTTTATGTGGTCTCTAATTATAAAGAAAGAATACAGAAATCAGACACAAGCATTTTATAACTACAACACTACTTATTACCAGAACTGAGTTTATAGTCGTAAGCTATCCTATTTGATCTGTACCTACCGAATGCCAAGCAGCATCAATCACGACAGAGAAAACCATCTGGTACCATTAACCAATACGCTTATCAGAAGTTTCGTCCCAAATAGACAACCGGATCGTACTCATCACGGTAGATTTCGACAAAACCTAACTTGGAATACAATTGATATAGGAAACGATCCGCCTTGTTGACGCAGACATGTGCACCAAACGAAGTGCCATGCGTTCGAAGTGCCGCTAGCAGGAGAGTGATAACACGTTTGCATACCGTTTCGTCCTCGATTATGTGCGGTTTTAGTATGCGACAGCAAATCACCGACGGGTGGGAACTCATAACACAGGCAGGGTAATcgttgttaaagttatgaaaatacatAATACTTTCGCGGGCGGCTTGTGGAGAGGTGTTTGACATTTCTTGGGGCGATTTATTTCCATCGGGCTCCGGTTCTTCCAACAAGGATAGCGGATACTTTAGACACATCTCCGGTATCCAGCACTGTTCAAGATTTCTGATGAAGTTTTTCACATCAATCGCGGCACAGGCATAGCCAACAATCTCCGAGTGGTTGTCCTCTACTACCATACAAAATTGAGGCGATAGCGTCAGGAATGGTCCTAAGAAACGATCTGCCAAAACATTCCGTAGATTTTCGGGGCAACTTTCGACAAACTCATCGCCATCCTGCATCGTTCGGTAGCATACACTATAGAGACTGGATTCATCGGGATAGCAGTATGGTCGAAACGAGTACAGGTTAACGGCGGACGTTTCTGGCAGTTTGTATAGGAAGAGATCGTTACCAGCATCTAATGGGATGAGCCGCTGCAGATCCGCCATCAAACCACCACGGAATACCCACGGTTCCTGGTCGCCGGACATGAAGGTTTCCTTCCATCCTTTGCTGAACCCTGTTGAATATGTCATAGAAttaatcaattatttttcatcttTATCAATAGCATCGTATACTAACAGGTATATCCGCCATGTGTGTGTGAATTGATGGTCGGAGGAAAATGTCCCAAAGCAAGCCACTTCACGTAAGCACTCAAAAGCGACAGCACAGCTACAATGTCCCAGATGTAGGAGAACAAGTCGTAGCACAGCTCCTTATTAACACAGCGAGCAATTTTCTGCGCCAGATGGAATATGTTTCGGCAAGCGTTTCCGAAAGACTCCGATCGCCGAATCCATTCTTGCACCTCACTTTTATTGCAACCATCCTTTAGATCGGCGGCGTGTATTGCTACAGTGGTGCCAACCACCGCAGCAGTACCATTCAAATGACTGCAATCCTCGGAGTTGGTACAGGTCGAGTGATTGGAACTTGAACTGGTTCTACGATTACGTTGTTTGCACAATACCACGGCATTGGTTTTTAGCCAATAGAATTCTGTGAGCAACTGGAGGGCCTTGCTACCGTGCTCAAACGGTAGATAGAAAAGGTCACACAGTAACATAATGTCGGAGGCGGTAATGTCCTTGTCGCTGGGGCAtctgaaaatgaaaatgtttttgattaaaaataatttgaaggtGATTTATTACTAATTTTCCTTTACTTACTTGACTTCAAGCATCTCTGCATTAGACGTTAAAGACGTATCTGAACTCTCGACTTGCATGCTCCCGGAACTTGTCTGCAATATGAATAATTGTACATCATTTTTATCTATCCATTGTTTATTTATCGTTCTCCTTCACTTACCGATGTAGTTTCCGACATCATTACATCTTCGAAATGCGTTTTCATTACATGTTTCGGGGAAGTCAGATTACTACCACACTCCATCGGTTCCGCGCACGTCACTGCCGACGGGTTCGATGTGCTGAATACTTCATCAACCTTAACATCCTCGTCCTCTACGTTGATTTTAATCTGATTTACTACCACCTCGTCCCCGTCCGTCATTTTCTCTTCCGCTTCACTTGCATCTACCATCCGCACTTCGTTTTCCTCCAAATCCAACATTTTCACTTCCAAATCTTCTTTTCCTTCTCCATCGATCTCCTCTTTTGTTTTGAATTCTTCGTCCTCcaccagaggaacttccgatgacGAAGACTTTCGCTTTTCGCTCGATTCATCCAACTTTCTCTGCTCCAGATCGTTCTCAATAACAGCGTCCTCTTCTAGAGGTTTGCCTTTACTATCAGCGTGTTCTACTGTGTCTTCGTTCACATCAGGCTTCTCCATTATTAAGTGTTCCTCCGCAGAAGCGATTCCAGTACCATCGATCTCGGTCCCATCGATGGCCTTTATGCTCATAATTGGGACTGGAATGCTCGAAATCGGAATAGTCGACGGGATGGACATGTTGGTTACCGCCGCAGCAACCGGATTCGGCAGAGATTCATTGGTAATGACTTTGGTGGCCGATACCAGGGAGTTCATTATGGGTGCCGGTACGTTTTCCGGAGCACTGTTAACCGTACTGCAAACGTCGGCAAATAACTGCAACTGGGTTGTGTTAACTTCGGGTACTGTCATCGTATTTGCACTGGTTGTGGTTGTGGTGTTCGTCGATGTGAGGGTCATGCAGGTATTCACGGATGGAATGATCGGGATGATAGGCATAACCACTGTAAATGAAAACAGCAAAAGTAGGACCAGTTTGAGTATTCTTCTCGTCTAATCTAAGTTTTGCTTTTAAATTAGAGATTGACCAGCAAAACGGGAAAGAGAcagaaaatctttttttgaattgatagttgatttttttttcttattttactTAGGCAGCTCTGAAACCGAAAAAAACGATGAAATATTGCATATATAGGATGTTAACTGCAAAATACATTACATATAATAGCAGTAAATTATTCCAAGCTTACTTGTCAATGCAGGTTGCGGTTTACTGATTGGACCCCACGCCTCCTTCTCCTGATAAAATTCCGGCAACCAGTTGGCGATAGCCTTCTTTAACGCCAGCCTTGGGTGATACACATTTTCCGACAGGAAAGCCGGTGCGTCCTCCTGGCATATGCCTTCCTCGTTTTCCGTCTCCAACTTGATGTCGGATGAAATTGACGAACTGATTTTGGTGTCCGCGCTGCATTTGCTCCACAAGGCAAGCGTTTGAATAGCGATGGCGTTGGCATGGAATTCACAGTTTGGATTGGTGACTACTCCGCGCAACAGCGGAATCAATTCAGGAGACCGGCCTGAATACGGTCCCAAGAAAACGCGTTTCTGGTCATAATCGTTCGCATGCAGATTGTCCCAGATAACGGGGGGTCGTTTTATAACTTCAGTTATCTCTTGGATACCCTCAATAGTGAGTATCTTTGAAATAACTTTTGGACCAGTCCACATTATGTCAATGTTTTGAATAAGCTTCGACCCAAGCGTATTAAGGTATTCAGATTGCTTCACAGTTGGAACAGCTCGCGAACTACAGTATTGAGTGGGGCAGAATAGAAAACGCGGGTTATTGAGATGATTGTAGATTTCATTAGTCACGGAAACCTGTGCATAAGCGAAGCTTTGAAATACTTCTTTGTCGGGTTTGCTCATTTCTGGCTCAATATCATCAAATAACAAGGCAAATGCTTTGCATCCGAATTGGGACACTTGATCCAGTTTTCTCTTAAGGATGGCTATTTCCTTGCTGCTACTGTACGTAATATCCAGTCCCGGCGAGAGAGCATAGTAGAAGTTGATGTTCTGCTCGTGGGCAGCCGTTATCAGACCCGTCAAGTGATCTGCTTCTTCCACCGTGTAAAGTTCACGCCAGTAAGCTCGATGTTTGTAATCATCTTTTGGGGCGTAAATGTAAGAATCCATGCCCCATTGTTTAAGCTTCCGGAACAGATCCTTCCGCTGTTCGGTAGTCCACGGGCGACCGTAGAAACCCTCTACGACGCCGCAAATAAATCCTGTTTGCTTTTCCGAACAGGAATCCGCAATAATCACTGATTGTTCCGAGTTGTCCGGTTTAATTGGGGATGATGGTTGCGGTAGTTGAACTGCAGTCTCGGCCATTGTTGTTTATGCAGCAGATCCAACACAATTTTTCACGATATGTTATAAATGTTAATAATCAAAGCTATACTTCTTGACTGTTGCGTTAACcgtgttgttattgttgttcgAATAATATATTCCCACTTattttagaataaaatcattattATTTAGACGATTTTAATGAACAAAATTAGTATGTTTATGTTACGTTGAGCTCGAAAATGACTGATGGACGACTGGAACGGAAAATAACCATTATTTATTTTGACGTTTTGTCTTTATGAAGGTGTTTGTGATGTGTTTGTGACAAAAGCTCGCGTAACATTTGAAGATGGCTTAAACCATAGTTTCTGGTAGTAacgttttgaaagttttttaaaGTGTCATGtgatgatactgcgctgccaaacgactaaggttgtgaaccattccaccgattcgtttaacttttagttaaaatttgacacatAATGGTTATTTTCGCATCGTatagttaaaattttactccgaagccaatccatttgagttttgacagactGATAGTTAAATATTGGGAACGAAATGGacttggcgccaattttctcacgAACAAaatttaactatcgaactgtcaaatctaaccatgctcctgagcagggttatttttaatcacggcgaaataaccatcgaaatgtcaaattttaactaaaagtttaacgaatcggtggaatggctCACAGccaacgcgaactgaacgtgtaaacaccttaattcaattcacttgaacgaaaagaaagttgaacatgttcaacttttggcaagtcaattgaattcaactgagttgttcaattcacttgccctgtcaaaacgtagcattaagcACGTAGTCGATTGagaacaatgggactgaatgtaACGAATGACGTAACCAGGGGTtaaattaagtggtggaattcaatgggattgtacaaactcgtcttatgacaagtgatttcATGTTAATTAATACGTACATTTGTTGCAGGACATCCTCAGCTATGAGGTCTAGGGATAGCCGaggcgatttgcgatcaattaaatctgctggATGAAAGCTTGGGCAGAAACATGCTTGgcaaaatgtgtatttttttgttggcgcttggtgcgatttggcagaactccGACCATATACCTACCTTGACAAATACCTCGAGAGAAATACTCAATAGATCAGTTAAGACACCTTGACCTGCTCTATTGATTGAACCAACTCAACTGATCATTCAAAATGTTATTGATTCCATGTACTAAACCAGACATTCTGGCTGTTGTACTATTTTTAGCACTTATGTTATGGCAGTGTGCACGTGTTCGTAGCAATATCGATCTTTCCATAGTAGCTaaggtgcctgccagagtaaacgcgacgagcgatgcgactcatgtaaaagaataacaatcattatcaacaggctgtcaaattgcactgtcgcgtcgcgtcgcatcgcacgtcgcgtttactctggcttgcccctaacaTTGGCGTATAGTGATGATAGTGATTATAATGGATGCCAGATTATAGATACTGTAGATTTAATAGGTTAGCTAATTCGAAATAACTTCAACCTATTTGATATTTGAGAAATAGAAATTGTGACGGAAAATACtataaaacataaacataaaaaagctctaaaataaatgaaattactGAACGATGTTTTCACTGAACTATGGAATCTTTAGTATCTATAATGCGAACGAgcatagagatgtcgtaaaatctcaattaatcgattagtaactaatcgattactctcgattcttgacgattattgaatcgattcatcgttggaaggtaatcgattcaaaattaatcgattatcacaacgataaatcgattaatcgaagtaatcgacatcTTATAgctgtcgtaaaatcccgagtaatcgattagtaactaatcgattactcccgattcttgtcgattaatgaatcgattaa
Encoded proteins:
- the LOC134204957 gene encoding protein O-GlcNAcase — encoded protein: MAETAVQLPQPSSPIKPDNSEQSVIIADSCSEKQTGFICGVVEGFYGRPWTTEQRKDLFRKLKQWGMDSYIYAPKDDYKHRAYWRELYTVEEADHLTGLITAAHEQNINFYYALSPGLDITYSSSKEIAILKRKLDQVSQFGCKAFALLFDDIEPEMSKPDKEVFQSFAYAQVSVTNEIYNHLNNPRFLFCPTQYCSSRAVPTVKQSEYLNTLGSKLIQNIDIMWTGPKVISKILTIEGIQEITEVIKRPPVIWDNLHANDYDQKRVFLGPYSGRSPELIPLLRGVVTNPNCEFHANAIAIQTLALWSKCSADTKISSSISSDIKLETENEEGICQEDAPAFLSENVYHPRLALKKAIANWLPEFYQEKEAWGPISKPQPALTMVMPIIPIIPSVNTCMTLTSTNTTTTTSANTMTVPEVNTTQLQLFADVCSTVNSAPENVPAPIMNSLVSATKVITNESLPNPVAAAVTNMSIPSTIPISSIPVPIMSIKAIDGTEIDGTGIASAEEHLIMEKPDVNEDTVEHADSKGKPLEEDAVIENDLEQRKLDESSEKRKSSSSEVPLVEDEEFKTKEEIDGEGKEDLEVKMLDLEENEVRMVDASEAEEKMTDGDEVVVNQIKINVEDEDVKVDEVFSTSNPSAVTCAEPMECGSNLTSPKHVMKTHFEDVMMSETTSTSSGSMQVESSDTSLTSNAEMLEVKCPSDKDITASDIMLLCDLFYLPFEHGSKALQLLTEFYWLKTNAVVLCKQRNRRTSSSSNHSTCTNSEDCSHLNGTAAVVGTTVAIHAADLKDGCNKSEVQEWIRRSESFGNACRNIFHLAQKIARCVNKELCYDLFSYIWDIVAVLSLLSAYVKWLALGHFPPTINSHTHGGYTWFSKGWKETFMSGDQEPWVFRGGLMADLQRLIPLDAGNDLFLYKLPETSAVNLYSFRPYCYPDESSLYSVCYRTMQDGDEFVESCPENLRNVLADRFLGPFLTLSPQFCMVVEDNHSEIVGYACAAIDVKNFIRNLEQCWIPEMCLKYPLSLLEEPEPDGNKSPQEMSNTSPQAARESIMYFHNFNNDYPACVMSSHPSVICCRILKPHIIEDETVCKRVITLLLAALRTHGTSFGAHVCVNKADRFLYQLYSKLGFVEIYRDEYDPVVYLGRNF